A section of the Streptomyces sp. SLBN-118 genome encodes:
- a CDS encoding ABC transporter substrate-binding protein: MADCGRPLLDNEQEEGASVRTTRLAGAVVAVLALALTAGGCGSTDDAGPATNGKPARAGVAAAPDRVEPLAAAPKPRVPATVTSADGKKVTVASTERIVPLTPALNEIVFTLGFGKQVVARDNSTSFEQARKLPVVTRDHNVSAESVLSLKPTVVLAETLTGPAEALDQIRDAGVPVVLVKPGKSLADVGPRIDAVAAALGVTSAGNELRTRTQTRIDAVRKKIPQSKDGKKPRVAFLYLRGSASVYLIGGSESGVTSLLEAAGAVDAGKESGLTKDFTPITSEALAKAAPEALLVMTDGLESVGGVDGLLKVPGVAQTPAGMDRKVVSVDDGVILNYGPRTDQVLQTLVDQLNANGS; this comes from the coding sequence ATGGCAGACTGCGGCCGACCGCTGTTAGACAACGAACAAGAGGAAGGTGCATCGGTGCGCACAACTCGCCTTGCAGGTGCGGTGGTTGCCGTGCTCGCTCTCGCCCTGACGGCCGGTGGATGCGGCAGTACGGACGACGCCGGACCGGCCACGAACGGGAAGCCGGCCAGGGCCGGTGTCGCCGCCGCGCCCGACCGGGTCGAGCCACTGGCCGCGGCACCAAAGCCACGGGTGCCCGCCACCGTGACATCGGCGGACGGGAAAAAGGTCACTGTCGCATCGACCGAGCGGATCGTGCCGCTCACACCGGCGCTGAACGAGATCGTCTTCACCCTCGGCTTCGGCAAGCAGGTCGTCGCCCGCGACAACTCGACGTCCTTCGAACAGGCCCGGAAACTGCCCGTGGTGACACGCGATCACAACGTCTCGGCGGAGAGCGTGCTGTCACTGAAGCCGACCGTCGTCCTCGCCGAGACCCTGACCGGCCCGGCCGAGGCCCTCGACCAGATACGCGACGCGGGCGTCCCGGTCGTACTGGTCAAGCCGGGCAAGAGCCTGGCCGATGTGGGTCCGCGGATCGACGCGGTCGCGGCGGCGCTCGGCGTCACGTCGGCGGGCAACGAACTCAGGACGCGCACGCAGACCCGTATCGACGCGGTCCGGAAGAAGATTCCACAGTCGAAGGACGGGAAGAAGCCGCGGGTCGCGTTCCTGTACCTGCGGGGCTCGGCGTCGGTCTACCTGATCGGCGGCAGCGAATCGGGAGTGACGTCGCTGCTGGAGGCGGCGGGCGCGGTGGACGCGGGCAAGGAGTCCGGCCTGACGAAGGACTTCACGCCGATCACCAGCGAGGCGCTGGCCAAGGCCGCGCCCGAGGCACTTCTGGTGATGACGGACGGGCTGGAGTCGGTGGGCGGCGTGGACGGGCTGCTCAAGGTTCCGGGCGTGGCACAGACCCCGGCGGGCATGGACCGCAAGGTCGTCTCGGTCGATGACGGGGTGATCCTGAACTACGGGCCGCGGACGGACCAGGTGCTTCAGACGCTGGTCGACCAGCTCAACGCGAACGGAAGCTGA
- a CDS encoding iron ABC transporter permease, with protein sequence MSSTSAEEARAVPGPPAPEPGGEVPGGAVPERAVPDGAVPDAHVARDDASPGSPEPNTPAVNGSSDTGAHPDRAERRRAYLLTGSLLLSLLILSLLSAGFGAYDIPLGDVVSSLQHRVGLGGHALDRVGESVLWNVRLPRVVLALLVGASLGCAGALMQGVFGNPLAEPAIIGIASGAAVGAVGAVALGLSFLGNWTVTACAFVAGLVTVLVVYSLSRSGGKTEVVTLILTGIAVNAFAGALIGIFIFFADNAQITQITFWQLGSLSQSTWPRVLAVLPCAAAGLAVAPFYARKLDLLALGERPARHLGVDVERLRIALVLVVALLTAAAVAVAGIITFVGLLVPHLLRMAHGSGHRYLIPGSALGGALMLVAGDLAARTVAEPAELPLGVLTALFGSPFFFLLLRRTRRKQGGWA encoded by the coding sequence ATGTCGTCCACGTCTGCGGAGGAGGCCCGGGCAGTACCCGGGCCTCCGGCCCCCGAGCCGGGTGGTGAGGTGCCGGGTGGTGCGGTACCGGAGCGCGCGGTGCCCGACGGCGCGGTACCGGATGCTCACGTCGCGCGCGACGATGCGTCACCGGGTAGCCCCGAGCCCAACACACCTGCGGTGAACGGGTCTTCCGACACCGGTGCGCACCCCGACAGGGCCGAACGGCGACGGGCATACCTGCTCACCGGGTCCCTCCTGCTCTCCCTCCTCATCCTCTCCCTCCTCTCCGCCGGGTTCGGCGCCTACGACATCCCTCTCGGTGACGTCGTCTCCTCCCTCCAGCACCGCGTCGGGCTCGGCGGGCACGCCCTCGATCGCGTCGGGGAGAGCGTCCTGTGGAATGTCCGGCTGCCGCGCGTCGTGCTCGCGCTGCTCGTCGGGGCATCCCTCGGGTGTGCCGGCGCCCTGATGCAAGGCGTCTTCGGCAATCCGCTCGCCGAGCCCGCCATCATCGGGATCGCCTCCGGCGCGGCCGTCGGTGCCGTCGGGGCCGTTGCGCTCGGCCTGAGTTTTCTCGGGAACTGGACCGTGACCGCCTGCGCGTTCGTCGCCGGTCTTGTGACCGTCCTTGTCGTGTACTCCCTGTCGCGTTCGGGCGGAAAGACCGAGGTCGTCACGCTCATCCTCACCGGCATCGCCGTGAACGCCTTCGCCGGCGCCCTGATCGGGATCTTCATCTTCTTCGCGGACAACGCCCAGATCACCCAGATCACCTTCTGGCAGCTCGGCTCGCTCTCGCAGTCGACCTGGCCGAGGGTGCTCGCCGTACTGCCGTGCGCAGCCGCCGGGCTCGCCGTCGCGCCGTTCTACGCACGCAAACTGGACCTGCTCGCCCTCGGCGAACGGCCCGCCCGGCACCTCGGGGTCGACGTCGAGCGGCTGCGTATCGCCCTGGTGCTCGTCGTCGCGCTGCTCACCGCCGCCGCTGTCGCCGTGGCGGGGATCATCACCTTCGTCGGCCTGCTCGTGCCGCATCTGCTGCGTATGGCGCACGGCTCCGGCCACCGCTATCTCATTCCGGGCAGCGCGCTCGGCGGTGCGCTGATGCTGGTCGCGGGCGACCTCGCCGCCCGGACCGTCGCCGAGCCCGCGGAGCTTCCGCTCGGCGTGCTGACCGCGCTGTTCGGCAGTCCGTTCTTCTTCCTGCTGCTGCGCAGGACCCGTCGTAAGCAAGGGGGTTGGGCATGA
- a CDS encoding heme ABC transporter ATP-binding protein, with product MRALKRLFAARGRELPAPAAPGSPLVEARGLHVRLGQRDVLGGVDLCAHAGEVLALVGPNGAGKSTMLAALAADLPAARGELRIAGRPAAELSAPDLALRRAVLPQSATLSFPFPVEDVVRMGRAPWAGTAFEEQDDVAVAEAMAATEVAGFAARPFSALSGGERARVALARVLAQRTSLLLLDEPTAALDLRHQELVLRVCRERAAAGDAVVVVLHDLGLAAAYAHRVAVLHAGRIAAEGPPAAVLDDEMLSRVYRQAVEVLPHPRTGAPLVVPKRELFTFA from the coding sequence ATGAGAGCCCTGAAGCGTCTCTTCGCCGCGCGTGGGCGCGAACTGCCCGCTCCGGCCGCCCCGGGCAGCCCTCTCGTCGAAGCACGCGGCCTCCATGTGCGGCTCGGGCAGCGCGACGTGCTCGGCGGTGTCGATCTCTGTGCCCATGCCGGGGAGGTGCTCGCACTGGTCGGGCCCAACGGTGCCGGGAAGTCGACGATGCTCGCGGCGCTCGCCGCCGATCTGCCCGCGGCGCGGGGCGAGCTGCGTATCGCGGGCCGCCCGGCCGCCGAGCTGTCGGCACCCGATCTCGCCCTGCGCCGCGCCGTGTTGCCCCAGTCCGCCACCCTGTCGTTCCCCTTCCCGGTGGAGGACGTCGTACGGATGGGACGCGCGCCCTGGGCCGGTACCGCCTTTGAGGAGCAGGACGACGTGGCCGTCGCGGAGGCGATGGCCGCCACCGAGGTGGCGGGGTTCGCGGCGCGGCCCTTCTCCGCACTGTCCGGAGGCGAGCGCGCCCGCGTCGCCCTCGCCCGCGTGCTCGCCCAGCGCACGTCGCTGCTGCTGCTCGACGAGCCGACCGCCGCGCTCGATCTGCGCCATCAGGAACTGGTGCTCCGCGTCTGCCGGGAGCGCGCCGCGGCCGGGGACGCCGTCGTCGTGGTGCTGCACGATCTCGGTCTCGCCGCCGCATACGCCCACCGGGTCGCCGTGCTGCACGCCGGACGGATCGCGGCCGAGGGTCCGCCCGCGGCCGTTCTGGACGACGAGATGCTGAGCCGGGTCTACCGGCAGGCGGTCGAGGTGCTGCCGCACCCGCGGACCGGGGCGCCGCTGGTCGTCCCGAAGAGGGAGTTGTTTACGTTTGCATGA
- the efeO gene encoding iron uptake system protein EfeO: MRPVRLSVVTAAATVAALTAVTGCSEKSDAKASDGAISVTAKDDSCEVSKKEFPAGHVELAIENKGSKVTEVYLLFPDDRIVSERENIGPGTKQKLTAEVKAGNYEIACKPGMKGDGIRQKVTVTGGKAAKRSPEMDKAVADYRTYVQAQADETLPKVKVFTDAVKAGDIEAAKKAYADSRIGWERTEPVAESFGDIDPKVDLREDGLEKGQKWTGWHTLEKALWQDKKIGPAEKALATTLVTDLTAWQKRVGTAEITPTSMANGAKELLDEVATGKVTGEEERYSHTDLVDFKANVEGAQKSYELLKPVASKNDPKLVAELDKQFAALNALLDKYRKSPASYEFTSYDKVGKAERKELSDGVNALAEPLSKLAAAVVK; the protein is encoded by the coding sequence ATGCGACCCGTCCGTCTGTCCGTCGTCACCGCCGCAGCAACCGTCGCGGCCTTGACCGCCGTCACGGGATGCTCCGAGAAGAGCGATGCAAAGGCTTCCGACGGAGCGATCTCCGTCACGGCGAAGGACGACTCCTGCGAGGTGTCGAAGAAGGAGTTCCCGGCAGGCCATGTCGAGCTGGCCATCGAGAACAAGGGCAGCAAGGTCACCGAGGTCTACCTCCTCTTCCCGGACGACCGCATCGTCTCCGAGCGCGAGAACATCGGCCCCGGCACCAAGCAGAAGCTCACCGCCGAGGTGAAGGCGGGCAACTACGAGATCGCCTGCAAGCCCGGCATGAAGGGCGACGGCATCCGCCAGAAGGTCACCGTCACCGGCGGCAAGGCCGCCAAGCGGAGCCCCGAGATGGACAAGGCCGTCGCCGATTACCGCACTTACGTGCAGGCCCAGGCCGACGAGACCCTGCCCAAGGTCAAGGTCTTCACGGACGCCGTGAAGGCGGGCGACATCGAGGCCGCGAAGAAGGCGTACGCCGACTCCCGTATCGGCTGGGAGCGCACCGAGCCGGTCGCCGAGTCCTTCGGTGACATCGACCCGAAGGTGGACCTCCGCGAGGACGGCCTGGAGAAGGGCCAGAAGTGGACCGGCTGGCACACGCTGGAGAAGGCGCTGTGGCAGGACAAGAAGATCGGTCCGGCGGAGAAGGCCCTCGCCACCACCCTCGTCACCGACCTGACCGCCTGGCAGAAGCGGGTCGGCACGGCGGAGATCACGCCGACCTCCATGGCCAACGGCGCCAAGGAGCTGCTCGACGAGGTCGCCACCGGCAAGGTCACCGGTGAGGAGGAGCGCTACAGCCACACCGACCTGGTGGACTTCAAGGCGAACGTCGAGGGTGCGCAGAAGTCGTACGAGCTGCTCAAGCCGGTCGCGTCGAAGAACGACCCGAAGCTCGTCGCCGAACTGGACAAGCAGTTCGCCGCGCTGAACGCGCTGCTCGACAAGTACCGCAAGAGCCCCGCTTCGTACGAGTTCACCTCCTACGACAAGGTCGGCAAGGCGGAGCGCAAGGAACTGTCGGACGGCGTCAACGCGCTGGCCGAGCCCCTGTCCAAGCTCGCCGCCGCCGTCGTGAAGTAA
- the efeB gene encoding iron uptake transporter deferrochelatase/peroxidase subunit, which yields MSEETANNQAPSRRSLIGWGGAGLALGAAAAGGAAVALTRQDTPPVPAAVSGAAVPFHGTHQAGITTPVQDRLHFAAFDVKTKNRAELVQMLKDWTRAAERMTAGQVVGEGAFGGLDEAPPDDTGEALGLKPSRLTLTIGFGPSLFAKGRFGLEGKRPAALVELPAFPGDNLDAAISDGDICVQACADDPQVAVHAIRNLARIGFGKVAVRWSQLGFGKTSSTTPEEQTPRNMMGFKDGTRNIAGTDKAALDKHVWVSEKEGSGWLTGGSYLVARRIRMNIETWDRTPLKEQEDIFGRSKGEGAPVGKAKERDEPFLKAMLPTAHVRLAHPDSNGGARILRRGYSFTDGTDGLGRLDAGLFFLAYQRDVHKGFIPVQRSLAGSDVLNEYIQHVGSALFAVPPGVRDKDDWWGRALFS from the coding sequence ATGTCCGAAGAGACTGCCAACAACCAGGCCCCGAGCCGTCGTTCGCTGATCGGCTGGGGCGGCGCGGGGCTCGCGCTCGGTGCCGCCGCGGCAGGCGGCGCCGCTGTCGCCCTGACCCGACAGGACACGCCGCCCGTGCCCGCCGCAGTGAGCGGCGCGGCCGTGCCCTTCCACGGCACGCACCAGGCGGGTATCACCACCCCCGTACAGGACCGGCTGCACTTCGCGGCCTTCGACGTGAAGACGAAGAACCGCGCCGAGCTGGTCCAGATGCTCAAGGACTGGACCCGGGCGGCGGAGCGTATGACGGCCGGACAGGTCGTCGGCGAGGGCGCGTTCGGCGGCCTCGACGAGGCGCCGCCGGACGACACCGGCGAGGCCCTCGGTCTCAAGCCGTCCCGCCTCACGCTCACCATCGGCTTCGGCCCGTCCCTGTTCGCCAAGGGCCGCTTCGGCCTGGAGGGCAAGCGACCGGCGGCCCTGGTCGAGCTGCCGGCGTTCCCCGGGGACAATCTCGACGCGGCGATCAGCGACGGCGACATCTGCGTGCAGGCCTGCGCCGACGACCCACAGGTCGCCGTGCACGCGATCCGCAACCTCGCCCGGATCGGCTTCGGCAAGGTCGCGGTCCGCTGGTCGCAGCTGGGCTTCGGCAAGACCTCCTCGACGACGCCCGAGGAGCAGACCCCGCGCAACATGATGGGCTTCAAGGACGGCACCCGGAACATCGCCGGTACGGACAAGGCCGCGCTCGACAAGCATGTCTGGGTCTCCGAGAAGGAGGGCTCGGGCTGGCTGACGGGCGGCTCGTATCTCGTCGCGCGCCGGATCCGGATGAACATCGAGACCTGGGACCGTACGCCGCTCAAGGAGCAGGAAGACATCTTCGGCCGGAGCAAGGGCGAGGGTGCGCCGGTCGGCAAGGCCAAGGAGCGCGACGAGCCGTTCCTGAAGGCGATGCTGCCGACCGCGCATGTGCGGCTCGCACACCCGGACTCCAACGGCGGCGCGCGGATCCTGCGGCGCGGCTACTCCTTCACCGACGGTACGGACGGTCTGGGCCGCCTGGACGCCGGACTGTTCTTCCTCGCCTACCAGCGTGACGTCCACAAGGGCTTCATCCCCGTGCAGCGCAGTCTCGCCGGGAGCGACGTCCTCAACGAGTACATCCAGCACGTGGGTTCGGCGCTGTTCGCCGTCCCGCCGGGCGTCCGCGACAAGGACGACTGGTGGGGCCGGGCGCTGTTCTCCTGA
- the efeU gene encoding iron uptake transporter permease EfeU has product MFGNYLIGLREGLEASLVVCILIAYLVKTERRDALGPIWMGIGVAIALSLSFGFALEYGSQELTFEAQEALGGSLSIVAVCLVTWMVFWMRRTARHLRAELHGKLDAALQMGTAALVATAFLAVGREGLETALFVWASVRAATDGEGTQAPLIGVLLGIATAVVLGWLFYRGALRINLAKFFTWTGGMLVVVAAGVLAYGVHDLQEARFLGGLTDKAFNITTTVPPDSWYGTLLKGVFNFQPDPTVLQVTVWVLYLIPTLGLFLAPVGFGRSVGLKDQKATDEKADSGGKAAPGDGGADGGDGAVPDGERVRDGARGAGSRTVGDGG; this is encoded by the coding sequence GTGTTCGGCAACTACCTGATCGGGCTGCGCGAGGGCCTGGAGGCCAGCCTGGTCGTCTGCATCCTGATCGCGTATCTGGTGAAGACGGAGCGCCGCGATGCGCTCGGTCCGATCTGGATGGGCATCGGGGTGGCGATCGCCCTCTCCCTCAGCTTCGGCTTCGCACTCGAATACGGCTCGCAGGAGCTGACGTTCGAGGCGCAGGAGGCGCTCGGCGGCTCGTTGTCGATCGTCGCGGTGTGCCTGGTGACCTGGATGGTCTTCTGGATGCGGCGCACCGCGCGGCATCTGAGGGCCGAGCTGCACGGCAAGCTGGACGCCGCGCTGCAGATGGGCACGGCGGCTCTGGTCGCCACCGCGTTCCTCGCGGTGGGCCGCGAGGGCCTGGAGACGGCGCTGTTCGTCTGGGCATCGGTCAGGGCTGCCACCGACGGGGAGGGGACGCAGGCGCCGCTCATCGGCGTGCTGTTGGGCATCGCCACCGCGGTCGTGCTGGGCTGGCTGTTCTACCGGGGCGCGCTGCGGATCAATCTCGCCAAGTTCTTCACCTGGACCGGCGGCATGCTGGTGGTCGTGGCGGCGGGTGTCCTCGCGTACGGCGTCCACGACCTGCAGGAGGCCCGCTTCCTGGGCGGTCTGACGGACAAGGCCTTCAACATCACGACGACGGTCCCGCCGGACAGTTGGTACGGCACGCTGCTGAAGGGCGTGTTCAACTTCCAGCCGGATCCGACCGTCCTCCAGGTCACGGTGTGGGTGCTCTATCTGATCCCGACGCTCGGCCTGTTCCTGGCCCCGGTAGGGTTCGGACGGTCAGTGGGGCTCAAGGATCAGAAGGCAACCGATGAGAAGGCCGATTCGGGTGGAAAGGCTGCGCCTGGCGACGGCGGGGCTGACGGCGGTGACGGTGCTGTCCCTGACGGCGAGCGGGTGCGTGACGGTGCACGGGGAGCGGGCAGTCGTACCGTCGGCGACGGAGGCTGA
- a CDS encoding bifunctional DNA primase/polymerase, with the protein MGDGIGRIRGTENRLSKESRLPKWLRRRPENTEADDSRRTPLLLAAAAAGLPIAPAAHPVSYRCSCERIGCPTPGRHPVSFAWQTQSTTDRGQIERWAKGQPDANFITATGMVHDVLDVPLEAGRSALERLLDQNIEVGPVAEDGEDRMLFFTATRGTPEEEDEWWPCELDCHPETMDEHPGLRWHCRGSYVLLPPARLPGGLEMKWVRGLEHPLPDPLTLLETLTDACAKYAGENESVDQHAVAWPLGR; encoded by the coding sequence ATGGGCGACGGTATCGGCCGCATCCGCGGCACGGAGAACAGGCTGTCCAAGGAGAGCCGGCTGCCGAAGTGGCTGCGCCGGCGCCCCGAGAACACCGAAGCCGACGACTCCCGCCGTACGCCCCTGCTGCTCGCCGCCGCCGCCGCGGGACTGCCGATCGCGCCCGCCGCGCACCCGGTCTCCTACCGCTGCTCCTGTGAACGCATCGGCTGCCCCACACCGGGCAGGCACCCCGTCTCCTTCGCCTGGCAGACGCAGTCCACGACCGACCGCGGCCAGATCGAGCGCTGGGCGAAAGGACAGCCGGACGCGAACTTCATCACCGCGACCGGCATGGTCCACGACGTGCTCGACGTACCGCTGGAGGCGGGCCGCAGCGCCCTCGAACGGCTCCTCGACCAGAACATCGAGGTCGGCCCGGTCGCCGAGGACGGCGAGGACCGGATGCTGTTCTTCACCGCCACCCGCGGCACACCGGAGGAGGAGGACGAGTGGTGGCCCTGCGAACTGGACTGCCATCCGGAGACGATGGACGAGCACCCCGGGCTGCGCTGGCACTGCCGCGGCAGCTACGTACTCCTGCCGCCCGCGCGGCTGCCCGGCGGCCTTGAGATGAAGTGGGTACGCGGCCTGGAACATCCGCTGCCCGACCCGCTGACGCTGCTGGAGACGCTGACGGACGCGTGCGCGAAGTATGCGGGCGAGAACGAGTCGGTGGACCAGCACGCGGTGGCCTGGCCGCTCGGACGCTAG
- a CDS encoding small ribosomal subunit Rsm22 family protein, whose product MNATLPTAEALRTALAALLDGLPPKQAAQAVDRLIASYRGNTPTDAPVLRDRSDVAAYAAYRMPATFEAVRSALAALRAAAPEWIPATHTDIGGGTGAASWAVAEAWEENAPRTTVLDWAEPALALGRELALASGVPALRAAEWQRSRISAALRIESTDLVTVSYVLKELTAKDRDAVVSEAARAARAVVIVEPGTPDGYARVIEARDRLIAAGLTVAAPCPHSAACPIEPGADWCHFAARVSRSSLHRQVKGGSLPYEDEKFSYVAAVRFPANPAASRVTRKPQIRKGLVLLDLCTDTDGLRRDNVAKRHGALYRSARDASWGDPWPPHDE is encoded by the coding sequence GTGAACGCCACACTCCCCACCGCGGAAGCCCTGCGCACCGCCCTGGCCGCGCTGCTGGACGGGCTGCCGCCGAAGCAGGCCGCGCAGGCAGTCGACCGGCTGATCGCCAGCTATCGGGGGAACACCCCGACCGACGCCCCGGTGCTGCGGGACCGCTCGGACGTCGCCGCGTACGCCGCGTACCGGATGCCCGCGACCTTCGAGGCGGTACGGTCCGCGCTCGCGGCGCTGCGGGCCGCCGCGCCCGAGTGGATTCCGGCGACGCACACCGACATCGGCGGCGGGACGGGCGCGGCGAGCTGGGCGGTCGCCGAGGCGTGGGAGGAGAACGCCCCCCGCACCACGGTCCTGGACTGGGCAGAGCCCGCGCTGGCGCTGGGGCGTGAACTGGCCCTCGCCTCGGGTGTTCCCGCGCTGCGCGCCGCCGAATGGCAGCGCTCACGGATCAGCGCGGCGCTCCGTATAGAGAGCACTGATCTCGTCACGGTCTCGTACGTCCTCAAGGAGCTCACCGCGAAGGACCGCGACGCGGTCGTCTCCGAGGCGGCCCGCGCCGCCCGGGCCGTGGTGATCGTCGAGCCCGGGACCCCCGACGGCTACGCCCGCGTCATCGAGGCCCGTGACCGCCTGATCGCCGCCGGCCTCACCGTCGCCGCGCCCTGCCCCCACAGCGCCGCCTGCCCCATCGAGCCGGGCGCGGACTGGTGCCACTTCGCGGCGAGGGTCAGCCGCTCCTCACTCCACCGGCAGGTCAAGGGCGGCTCACTGCCGTACGAGGACGAGAAGTTCAGCTATGTCGCCGCGGTGCGCTTCCCGGCGAACCCGGCCGCCTCCCGGGTCACCCGCAAACCCCAGATCCGCAAGGGCCTGGTCCTGCTCGACCTGTGCACCGACACCGACGGGCTGCGCCGCGACAACGTGGCCAAGCGCCACGGCGCGCTGTACAGATCGGCGCGCGACGCGTCGTGGGGCGACCCCTGGCCGCCCCACGACGAGTGA
- a CDS encoding multidrug effflux MFS transporter, with product MPKPDSGQRSTEGHIPAAAPASASPPAPASAPASASAQAPVSAAAPASVMAARRVGLLVTLVLGGLAALPPLSMDMYLPALPAVTRSLGAPAATVQLTLTACLAGMALGQLVVGPMSDKWGRRRPLLVGMIVYVAATAICALAPTVELLIGFRLLQGLAGASGIVIARAVVRDLYDGDEMARFFSTLMLISGTAPIIAPLIGGQVLRITEWRGIFVVLTAVGILLTLAAAKWLHETLPPERRHGGGVGEALRTMRGLLADRVFTGYTLTGGLAFATLFAYISASPFVVQEIYGASPQTFSLLFGVNSIGLITLGQINGKVLVGRVSLDKALGFALGVVTLAAGALLLMTSGVFGRVGLLPVAAGLFVLMSAMGLVMPNTNALALLRTPHAAGSASALIGTSAFLVGAIASPLVGIAGEQTAVPMAVVQLTCALGALGCFLGLCRPWQRRPEQSVS from the coding sequence ATGCCGAAGCCGGACAGCGGCCAGAGAAGTACAGAAGGACACATACCGGCCGCCGCCCCGGCTTCCGCATCGCCCCCGGCTCCCGCATCCGCCCCGGCTTCCGCATCGGCACAAGCTCCCGTGTCCGCCGCGGCGCCCGCTTCCGTCATGGCAGCGCGCCGCGTCGGCCTCCTGGTCACGCTCGTCCTCGGCGGTCTCGCCGCACTGCCGCCGCTCTCCATGGACATGTACCTCCCGGCGCTTCCCGCGGTGACCCGGTCGCTCGGCGCACCCGCCGCCACCGTCCAGCTCACGCTGACCGCCTGCCTCGCGGGCATGGCCCTCGGGCAGCTCGTCGTCGGCCCCATGAGCGACAAATGGGGCCGACGCCGTCCGCTGCTCGTCGGGATGATCGTGTATGTCGCGGCCACCGCGATCTGCGCGCTGGCCCCCACCGTCGAACTGCTCATCGGCTTCCGGCTGCTGCAAGGACTCGCGGGTGCCTCGGGCATCGTCATCGCCCGCGCCGTGGTCCGGGACTTGTACGACGGCGACGAGATGGCACGCTTCTTCTCCACCCTGATGCTGATATCCGGCACCGCCCCGATCATCGCTCCACTGATCGGCGGCCAGGTGCTGCGGATCACCGAATGGCGCGGCATCTTCGTCGTCCTGACCGCCGTCGGCATTCTGCTCACGCTGGCGGCGGCGAAGTGGCTGCACGAGACCCTGCCGCCGGAGCGGCGGCACGGCGGCGGCGTCGGCGAAGCCCTGCGCACCATGCGCGGGCTGCTCGCCGACCGGGTCTTCACCGGCTACACGCTCACCGGCGGGCTCGCTTTCGCCACGCTGTTCGCGTACATCTCCGCCTCGCCGTTCGTCGTCCAGGAGATCTACGGCGCGTCCCCACAGACCTTCAGCCTGCTCTTCGGCGTCAACTCCATCGGCCTGATCACGCTCGGCCAGATCAACGGCAAGGTGCTGGTGGGCAGGGTCAGCCTGGACAAGGCGCTGGGTTTCGCCCTGGGCGTGGTCACGCTCGCTGCGGGCGCGCTCCTGCTGATGACCTCGGGGGTCTTCGGCAGGGTCGGCCTGCTGCCCGTCGCGGCCGGCCTGTTCGTCCTGATGTCCGCGATGGGTCTGGTGATGCCCAACACCAACGCCCTGGCCCTGCTGCGCACCCCGCACGCCGCGGGCTCGGCGTCCGCGCTGATCGGCACGTCCGCGTTCCTCGTCGGCGCGATCGCCTCACCCCTCGTCGGGATCGCGGGCGAGCAGACGGCCGTCCCGATGGCGGTGGTCCAACTCACCTGCGCGCTGGGCGCGCTGGGCTGCTTCCTGGGGCTGTGCCGCCCCTGGCAGCGCCGCCCCGAGCAGTCGGTCTCGTAA
- a CDS encoding SDR family oxidoreductase, whose protein sequence is MNAVAKIAVVTGAGSGIGRSVAVTLAQAGWSVILAGRRAETLEETASLAGGDVLCVPTDVTSPADVTTLFATVRERHGRVGLLFNNAGASGPRVPFEDISYEDWLAVVDVNLTGAFLCAQAAFRMMKEQSPQGGRIINNGSISAHVPRPHSAPYTSTKHAMTGLTKSLSLDGRAYGIACGQIDIGNAATEMTRRMRAGILQASGEVVVEPVMDAGDVARTVRHMAELPLEANVQFATVMATTMPYVGRG, encoded by the coding sequence ATGAACGCTGTTGCGAAGATTGCCGTGGTGACGGGAGCTGGTTCGGGCATCGGCCGGAGCGTGGCGGTGACACTGGCGCAGGCGGGCTGGTCGGTGATTCTGGCGGGCAGGCGGGCGGAGACCCTGGAGGAAACGGCGTCGCTGGCGGGCGGGGATGTCCTGTGTGTCCCCACTGATGTGACCTCACCGGCGGATGTCACCACGCTGTTCGCGACCGTGCGCGAACGCCACGGCCGAGTTGGCCTGCTGTTCAACAACGCCGGCGCGTCCGGCCCACGCGTCCCCTTCGAGGACATCTCCTACGAGGACTGGCTCGCGGTGGTGGACGTCAACCTGACCGGCGCGTTCCTTTGCGCGCAGGCGGCGTTCCGCATGATGAAGGAGCAGTCACCGCAGGGCGGAAGGATCATCAACAACGGCTCGATCTCGGCGCACGTGCCGCGCCCACACTCGGCGCCGTACACGTCGACGAAGCACGCGATGACGGGTCTGACGAAGTCGCTGTCGCTGGACGGGAGGGCGTACGGAATCGCGTGCGGCCAGATCGACATCGGGAACGCGGCGACGGAGATGACGCGGCGGATGCGGGCGGGGATTCTGCAGGCGAGCGGGGAGGTGGTGGTGGAGCCGGTGATGGACGCGGGAGATGTGGCGAGGACGGTGCGGCACATGGCGGAACTGCCGCTGGAGGCGAACGTGCAGTTCGCCACGGTGATGGCGACGACGATGCCGTATGTCGGGCGGGGGTGA